A single genomic interval of uncultured Desulfobacter sp. harbors:
- a CDS encoding sugar kinase encodes MDSQTSAQQKQKVEIDIVGGRFDKVTTVLEEFEPGDQNFIHSYEKMALEPRQVGDVGSREVEVKVPARLHLNVFDMNRFNLNRPGGGGLGVSIGVYFYAKVKSIPEPVIRTTGERQLIMAHYGHIFKKLLGYDGGFEIELQDHKRRHVGLGSSIGSMCAVCIGMNEVLGRPFYGWELRRIMGFHACEESPVNEQYLLPAFETGIGAMVSINGGWVVASDDLVLVQRVALPDTKVLMFIPEVDTLTDEFQGKETAAESEVELLMRRARTLDTLQVGAKAQIVLMDMIPAMIRNDLKKMGDALFELTHMGSKRAECEQHGAFGTPIYSYINAFRGMGIEVAGMSSVGPTIFALTRDQNAYDRALKYLKSKNISDTRIIETEVDNTGGTITENGVERTFINDTWLQG; translated from the coding sequence ATGGACAGTCAGACTTCAGCGCAACAGAAACAGAAGGTGGAAATTGACATTGTAGGCGGCCGATTTGATAAAGTAACCACGGTGTTGGAGGAGTTTGAGCCGGGGGACCAAAATTTTATCCACTCCTATGAGAAGATGGCCCTTGAACCACGACAGGTTGGCGATGTTGGAAGCAGGGAAGTAGAAGTCAAGGTGCCGGCAAGGCTTCATCTTAACGTGTTTGATATGAACCGGTTCAATTTGAACCGCCCCGGTGGCGGTGGCCTTGGGGTGAGTATCGGCGTCTATTTCTATGCAAAGGTGAAGTCGATTCCCGAGCCGGTTATTCGCACCACAGGCGAACGCCAACTGATCATGGCGCATTACGGACATATTTTTAAAAAGTTATTGGGGTATGACGGTGGGTTTGAAATAGAACTTCAAGACCATAAGCGCCGCCATGTGGGGCTTGGCTCTTCCATCGGTTCCATGTGTGCCGTGTGTATCGGTATGAATGAAGTCTTAGGCAGACCCTTTTATGGGTGGGAACTGAGGCGGATTATGGGATTTCACGCCTGTGAGGAGAGCCCTGTGAATGAACAATATCTGCTTCCGGCCTTTGAAACCGGTATCGGTGCCATGGTGAGTATCAACGGTGGCTGGGTGGTTGCCAGTGATGACCTGGTGCTGGTTCAGCGTGTGGCATTGCCGGATACCAAGGTGCTGATGTTCATCCCGGAGGTGGATACCTTGACGGACGAATTCCAAGGTAAGGAAACCGCTGCTGAATCCGAAGTCGAGCTTTTAATGCGGCGGGCAAGAACCCTTGATACGCTTCAGGTTGGTGCCAAGGCACAAATCGTCCTGATGGATATGATACCCGCAATGATTCGAAATGATCTTAAAAAGATGGGCGATGCCCTTTTTGAACTGACGCATATGGGATCCAAACGGGCCGAATGCGAACAACACGGTGCTTTTGGGACGCCCATATACAGCTATATTAATGCCTTTCGAGGAATGGGGATTGAGGTTGCCGGCATGAGTTCCGTGGGACCCACGATTTTTGCATTGACCCGAGATCAGAATGCATATGATCGGGCGCTGAAATATCTTAAATCAAAAAATATTTCAGACACACGCATCATAGAAACCGAAGTTGACAATACGGGCGGCACGATCACGGAAAACGGTGTTGAAAGAACCTTTATAAATGACACTTGGCTTCAAGGATAA
- a CDS encoding fructose-bisphosphate aldolase gives MNGKERRLRKILNKKTGRSLVLAVDHGMALGAMTGIVDIAETIRTLDATDKVDCWLMTKGIYTHAFDPAGDPGVILRASGGATIAGPELTREGQTADAEEALRLGVDAMATTAFVGSIYEHETLISMAGMATECRKWDMPLLGVIGLGKTNEDKKKDPKFIALGARVGAEHGADIIKTYYTETDFEKVVAGCPVPVMIAGGPKCETDLDTLNMIYGALQGGAQGIVMGRNVWQSPHPTALLSAVYGLIHEGMNVKEAADLLAHEAALDQ, from the coding sequence ATGAACGGAAAAGAAAGACGACTGAGAAAAATTCTTAATAAAAAAACGGGACGTTCTTTAGTCCTTGCGGTTGATCACGGCATGGCGCTTGGTGCCATGACCGGTATTGTGGATATTGCCGAAACGATTCGAACACTGGACGCTACTGACAAGGTTGATTGCTGGCTTATGACCAAAGGCATATATACCCATGCGTTTGACCCGGCAGGTGATCCGGGGGTTATCCTTCGCGCCAGCGGCGGGGCGACCATTGCCGGGCCGGAATTGACCCGGGAGGGTCAAACCGCAGATGCCGAAGAGGCCTTGCGGCTTGGCGTGGATGCCATGGCAACCACAGCGTTTGTCGGATCAATATATGAACATGAAACCCTGATCAGTATGGCCGGCATGGCAACAGAATGCCGGAAATGGGATATGCCGCTTTTAGGGGTTATTGGTCTGGGAAAAACCAATGAAGATAAGAAGAAAGATCCCAAATTCATTGCCCTTGGTGCAAGAGTCGGTGCGGAGCATGGGGCGGATATCATCAAGACCTATTATACGGAAACCGATTTTGAGAAAGTCGTGGCGGGATGCCCTGTGCCGGTCATGATTGCCGGTGGGCCCAAATGTGAAACGGATCTTGACACGCTGAATATGATATATGGTGCGCTCCAGGGCGGTGCCCAAGGCATTGTCATGGGACGAAACGTGTGGCAAAGTCCCCACCCCACGGCATTATTGTCAGCGGTCTATGGCTTGATACATGAAGGGATGAATGTGAAAGAGGCGGCGGATTTGCTTGCCCATGAGGCTGCATTAGACCAGTAG
- a CDS encoding aldehyde dehydrogenase family protein: MDQEQVKTILSDLGIAEENAGACSGSSAGWISTGGRRMASCSPINGEPIGDIIQAGEKDYETLMQRAVIGFEKFKMIPAPERGQVLREIADVLRAKKKALGALISLETGKIRSEGEGEVQEMIDIADFAVGLSRQLYGLTMHSERRFHRMYEQWHPLGIVGVITAFNFPAAPWSWNAFIAAACGNAILFKPSSKAFLTAIGIMNILAPVVDRYELDGVFNMIVGPRDQVGQRLLEDSRIPLISATGSVAMGRKVAVAVASRLGRSLLELGGNNAIIVAPDADLDMALRATVFGAVGTAGQRCTSTRRIIVHESVKDRFVKMLKNAYKQVTVGNPLDEGTLMGPLINQKAVDNMQDALAKAESQGARIVYGGESVTIPGLEKGHYVRPAIVETASQYPIVHEETFAPILYVMPYTDIDHAIALHNDVPQGLSSAVFTNSLKIQERFLSHQGSDCGIANVNIGTSGAEIGGAFGGEKQTGGGRESGSDAWKAYMRRQTNTINWGDEMPLAQGITFNIEG; this comes from the coding sequence ATGGATCAGGAACAAGTAAAAACGATTCTCTCAGATCTTGGGATTGCCGAAGAGAATGCCGGTGCCTGCAGCGGGTCATCCGCAGGCTGGATAAGCACCGGCGGCCGGCGTATGGCCTCTTGTTCACCGATTAACGGAGAACCTATTGGCGACATTATCCAGGCCGGGGAAAAAGATTACGAGACTCTTATGCAGCGGGCTGTCATCGGCTTTGAAAAGTTCAAAATGATACCGGCCCCTGAGCGGGGTCAGGTGCTTCGGGAAATTGCCGACGTACTGAGGGCGAAAAAAAAGGCGTTGGGGGCGTTGATCAGCCTGGAAACAGGTAAAATCCGTTCAGAAGGCGAAGGTGAAGTACAGGAGATGATCGATATTGCCGATTTTGCCGTTGGTTTGAGTCGCCAGCTCTACGGTCTGACCATGCACAGCGAAAGGCGGTTCCACCGCATGTACGAGCAGTGGCATCCCCTGGGGATTGTCGGTGTGATTACCGCTTTTAATTTTCCGGCAGCGCCCTGGTCCTGGAACGCGTTTATTGCGGCGGCCTGCGGCAATGCCATTCTTTTTAAGCCTAGTTCCAAAGCGTTTTTGACTGCCATAGGCATTATGAATATTCTGGCCCCGGTAGTGGACCGGTATGAGCTTGACGGGGTGTTCAACATGATCGTCGGTCCCCGGGACCAGGTGGGGCAACGCCTTTTGGAAGACAGCCGGATTCCTTTGATCAGCGCCACGGGCAGTGTGGCCATGGGCCGGAAGGTGGCGGTGGCAGTGGCTTCACGCCTGGGCCGGTCTCTGCTGGAACTTGGTGGCAATAATGCGATTATTGTAGCTCCGGACGCAGATCTTGATATGGCCCTCAGGGCAACGGTATTCGGAGCGGTGGGTACGGCCGGGCAGCGCTGCACCAGCACCCGGCGGATCATTGTTCATGAATCCGTCAAGGACCGCTTTGTCAAGATGCTGAAAAACGCGTATAAGCAGGTGACGGTGGGCAATCCCTTGGATGAGGGTACCCTTATGGGGCCGCTGATAAATCAAAAAGCTGTGGATAATATGCAGGATGCTCTGGCCAAGGCCGAAAGTCAGGGTGCCAGGATCGTTTACGGCGGCGAGTCTGTCACCATCCCGGGCCTGGAAAAAGGCCATTATGTAAGACCGGCTATTGTTGAGACAGCATCCCAATACCCAATTGTGCACGAGGAAACCTTTGCGCCCATATTGTATGTCATGCCCTACACGGATATCGATCATGCCATTGCCCTGCACAACGATGTGCCCCAGGGCCTTTCCAGCGCTGTTTTTACCAACTCGCTTAAAATTCAGGAGAGATTTTTGTCCCATCAGGGATCTGACTGCGGCATCGCCAATGTCAATATCGGTACATCCGGGGCTGAAATCGGCGGGGCGTTTGGCGGCGAAAAACAGACCGGCGGCGGTCGGGAATCCGGCAGCGATGCCTGGAAGGCCTACATGAGACGGCAGACCAATACCATTAACTGGGGAGACGAGATGCCTCTGGCCCAGGGGATCACCTTTAATATTGAGGGATGA
- a CDS encoding TetR/AcrR family transcriptional regulator: protein MNLPTKRKELMNRLLKDQVVKTVLVMIQEEAPITMDKVAAECGVSKGTLYNYFKNKTDMLNTVHEAVIIPIKQGLCKIFEKNIPPMEKIYAFVGNVFNFEKEYPLYFKFIQSQRSAADAVTERMEAVIIPLVNVCREGMRLGRFKDVDPYVMAAMIFGTVVGPLESLTYREAPLRDLEKLKQEIVRFLDKCILKEQERSL from the coding sequence ATGAATTTGCCTACCAAAAGAAAAGAGTTGATGAACCGTCTGCTCAAGGATCAGGTGGTAAAAACAGTGCTGGTAATGATCCAGGAAGAAGCACCCATTACCATGGATAAAGTGGCGGCCGAATGCGGTGTGTCCAAAGGAACGTTGTACAACTATTTTAAAAACAAAACAGATATGCTGAACACGGTCCATGAGGCTGTGATTATTCCCATTAAACAGGGATTATGCAAAATATTTGAAAAAAACATTCCGCCCATGGAAAAAATATACGCATTTGTAGGTAATGTCTTTAATTTTGAGAAGGAATATCCTCTTTATTTTAAATTTATCCAGAGCCAGCGTTCGGCAGCCGATGCCGTCACAGAGCGCATGGAAGCCGTCATCATCCCTCTGGTCAATGTTTGCCGGGAGGGCATGCGCTTAGGCCGGTTCAAGGATGTGGATCCCTATGTGATGGCAGCCATGATTTTCGGTACGGTGGTGGGGCCATTGGAGTCCCTGACATACCGGGAAGCCCCCCTGCGGGATTTGGAGAAACTTAAACAGGAAATAGTCCGTTTTCTGGACAAATGTATACTTAAGGAACAGGAGAGATCGTTATGA
- a CDS encoding acyl-CoA dehydrogenase family protein codes for MDFTIPAEFTRNTEKFDAFIKKDILPYLPTWSHQKELPRTFFHNMGSQGWFGLTFKNGCLKRESALKESLITEKLARISPGTAIGALAHVDLGLLCLFLFGSPAHQRKLGKAAVEGKTVMCLGNTENIAGSDVAGISMQAVKTEGGWVLNGTKAYVTNGWVADWGVITAVSDPDADKKKRLSMYLVDLNDIAIRRKKLNKQVWIPSDLTRLSFSDVFVPDDHLLGKRGRGLPQVLEIFTNSRVSIAALTLGTATGAFDLAVKHMQKRKIFGKHLVDFQAKAFETSNFYAKLESARLMLHKACWLVDQGKDFQQASSLAKYLSVEVAREVTLWAADIFGAASVIREHPIHKYPMDVWGASLGEGTQDVQKLIIFRQLMKKFKHQPPV; via the coding sequence ATGGATTTCACGATCCCGGCTGAATTCACCAGGAATACCGAAAAATTTGATGCGTTTATCAAAAAGGATATCCTACCGTACTTGCCCACCTGGAGCCATCAGAAAGAATTACCCCGAACATTTTTCCACAATATGGGAAGTCAGGGCTGGTTTGGTCTAACGTTTAAAAACGGCTGTCTCAAGCGGGAATCTGCCCTGAAAGAGTCGCTAATTACCGAAAAACTGGCCCGGATATCGCCGGGTACCGCCATTGGGGCCCTTGCACACGTCGATTTAGGTCTTCTCTGTCTGTTTCTGTTCGGTTCTCCGGCTCACCAGCGCAAGCTTGGGAAAGCAGCCGTTGAAGGTAAGACGGTGATGTGTCTGGGAAACACTGAAAATATCGCCGGCAGCGATGTTGCCGGTATCAGTATGCAGGCCGTAAAGACGGAAGGCGGTTGGGTTCTCAACGGGACCAAAGCTTACGTCACCAATGGTTGGGTGGCCGATTGGGGCGTTATTACAGCAGTTTCAGATCCGGATGCCGACAAAAAAAAGCGGTTGTCCATGTATCTGGTCGATTTAAATGATATCGCCATCCGGCGGAAAAAATTGAATAAACAGGTGTGGATACCGTCGGATCTGACACGCCTGAGTTTCAGCGACGTTTTTGTGCCGGATGATCACCTCCTGGGAAAACGCGGTCGCGGCCTGCCCCAGGTCCTTGAAATCTTTACCAACAGCCGGGTATCCATCGCCGCCCTCACCCTCGGCACGGCCACCGGAGCGTTTGATTTGGCGGTTAAACACATGCAGAAGCGTAAAATTTTCGGCAAACACTTAGTGGATTTTCAGGCAAAAGCGTTTGAAACATCCAACTTTTATGCCAAATTGGAATCAGCCCGCCTGATGCTCCACAAAGCCTGCTGGCTGGTGGATCAAGGCAAAGATTTTCAACAGGCAAGTTCCCTCGCCAAATACCTGAGTGTCGAGGTCGCCCGGGAGGTCACTCTATGGGCGGCCGATATTTTTGGGGCGGCATCGGTTATCCGCGAGCATCCGATCCATAAATATCCCATGGATGTCTGGGGGGCTTCCCTGGGAGAAGGCACCCAGGATGTTCAGAAATTAATTATATTCCGGCAGCTTATGAAAAAATTCAAACACCAACCGCCTGTATAG
- a CDS encoding CsgG/HfaB family protein: protein MSTGDSGAKTTATGAAGGSTAQNANQGLERCTASLGTLAIYEDRTEPWYHYLTRDLRLPSTVPVLRLLAQQSNCFVVVERGKAMNQMMEERALMQSGEMRSGSNFGKGQMVAADYTMTPSITFSADDTSGGGALLGGLFGSVAGAVAGGFKTSDASTMLTLIENRSGVQLAAAEGSARNTDFSLLGGMFGHGAGGAAGAYGKTPEGKVIVAAFTDSMNNMIRAVKSYKAQSVAGGLGTGGTMAVQGGAAAMASSNVLQGVMTQRNYNSTSRIYDYVIITKDRSRTFTFSSPRKIPFKNDLVQFYAPGGQVDVNSLKLLERKYMQKYWQ, encoded by the coding sequence ATGTCGACCGGTGACAGTGGCGCAAAAACAACCGCGACAGGTGCTGCCGGCGGGTCAACCGCGCAGAATGCAAACCAGGGGCTTGAGCGTTGCACTGCTTCTTTGGGCACGTTGGCCATTTACGAAGACAGAACGGAACCCTGGTATCACTATTTGACAAGGGATCTGCGTTTGCCGTCCACCGTGCCCGTGCTTCGTCTTCTTGCCCAGCAGTCCAATTGTTTTGTTGTGGTTGAACGCGGCAAGGCCATGAACCAGATGATGGAGGAACGTGCGTTGATGCAGTCCGGTGAAATGCGCAGTGGTTCCAATTTTGGAAAGGGACAGATGGTGGCTGCAGACTATACCATGACACCGAGTATCACCTTCAGTGCCGATGACACCAGTGGCGGCGGCGCTCTTCTGGGTGGGCTTTTCGGGTCGGTGGCCGGCGCCGTAGCCGGTGGATTCAAAACCAGCGATGCCAGCACCATGCTGACGCTGATTGAGAACCGTTCCGGGGTTCAGCTGGCTGCAGCAGAAGGCAGTGCCAGAAATACGGATTTCTCGCTTTTGGGCGGCATGTTTGGACATGGTGCCGGGGGCGCGGCAGGGGCCTATGGCAAAACGCCCGAGGGTAAGGTGATTGTGGCTGCATTCACAGACTCTATGAACAATATGATCAGAGCCGTAAAATCTTATAAAGCGCAATCCGTGGCCGGCGGGCTTGGCACAGGCGGAACCATGGCTGTGCAGGGGGGCGCTGCGGCAATGGCGTCATCCAATGTTCTTCAAGGTGTCATGACCCAAAGAAATTACAACTCTACCTCCAGGATTTATGATTATGTTATTATCACCAAGGACCGTTCCCGGACATTTACATTCAGCAGTCCCAGAAAAATCCCCTTCAAAAACGATCTTGTTCAGTTTTATGCGCCAGGCGGGCAGGTTGATGTAAATTCACTCAAATTGCTTGAACGAAAGTATATGCAAAAGTATTGGCAGTAA
- a CDS encoding zinc-dependent dehydrogenase: MKAAVVYGKNDIRIEEYPTPTANAGEIIVKTKVSGICATDIKTLLGQGLPKDLPTILGHEVVGEVFEIGEGVTAYQPGDRVAVYPIAVCGDCYYCRQGRHNLCEHEFGLAHGIEGGFAEYVRLPKEIVNIGGVVKIPDEVPFDKAVLSEPLSCAMASLSTCKVKSGQVVLILGAGPMGLMHLKLAKWMGAVVIVVDLLDDRLAIAEDMGADHCINPTKVNHIEEIKKLTDNHGAQAVIASLGIPAVIEENLQLTRKGGTFNIFGGPPAGHKISVDPRWLHYCEINLTGTFAASPKDFEKSLELIINNEITVDDLVTDRFTLDTFLEAVERAKNQQMIRGIVEF, translated from the coding sequence GTGAAAGCAGCAGTTGTTTATGGAAAAAATGATATTCGTATAGAAGAATATCCGACACCAACGGCAAATGCCGGAGAAATTATTGTCAAAACAAAAGTATCAGGCATTTGTGCCACCGACATTAAGACCTTGCTGGGCCAAGGACTTCCCAAAGACTTGCCCACCATTTTGGGGCATGAAGTGGTGGGGGAGGTCTTTGAAATAGGGGAGGGCGTTACGGCCTATCAACCCGGTGACCGGGTGGCGGTTTATCCCATTGCCGTTTGCGGGGATTGTTATTACTGCCGCCAGGGTCGGCATAATTTATGTGAACACGAATTTGGGTTGGCCCACGGTATTGAAGGTGGGTTTGCCGAATACGTGCGCCTTCCTAAAGAGATTGTGAACATTGGCGGGGTCGTAAAAATTCCGGATGAGGTGCCGTTTGATAAGGCTGTTTTATCAGAACCGTTATCATGCGCCATGGCGTCCCTGTCGACCTGTAAGGTAAAATCGGGCCAGGTTGTTTTGATTCTGGGCGCCGGCCCTATGGGGCTAATGCACCTGAAACTGGCCAAGTGGATGGGTGCGGTTGTTATTGTTGTTGATTTATTGGACGATCGGTTGGCCATTGCTGAAGATATGGGCGCAGACCATTGCATCAATCCAACGAAGGTAAATCACATTGAAGAAATAAAAAAGCTGACCGACAACCATGGCGCACAGGCCGTTATTGCATCCCTGGGGATCCCAGCGGTTATAGAGGAAAATTTACAGCTTACCAGAAAAGGCGGGACATTTAATATTTTTGGCGGGCCGCCGGCAGGCCATAAAATATCGGTCGATCCAAGATGGCTTCACTACTGCGAAATCAATTTAACCGGGACCTTTGCGGCATCACCCAAAGATTTCGAAAAGAGCCTTGAGCTTATCATCAACAATGAAATCACCGTCGATGACCTTGTCACGGACCGGTTTACCCTTGATACGTTTTTAGAGGCAGTAGAGCGTGCCAAAAACCAGCAAATGATTCGTGGGATTGTTGAATTTTAA
- a CDS encoding phosphoribosylanthranilate isomerase, with amino-acid sequence MTSGYKAKICGTTNVEDAEMAAREGADFFGVVVEVDFSPRSLTIEAAKPLFSSPPLPPVALVYNMASTRVETLIQQLKPFAVQFLSLAEASFVTYLKNTYPSVEVWQSVHLPQAGEAVDVEIFQKTVQTSVTAGVDALLFDTAALSKGEMKFGGTGVTSDWDIVKELMDSMRGTVPIWLAGGINPDNVGEAIDKINPYGIDLCSGVEATRGKKDAAKLRSLMTTIRGKGLK; translated from the coding sequence ATGACAAGCGGTTATAAAGCGAAAATTTGCGGCACCACCAATGTGGAAGATGCTGAAATGGCGGCCCGTGAAGGGGCTGATTTTTTTGGCGTGGTGGTGGAGGTCGATTTTTCCCCGAGGTCTTTGACCATTGAAGCGGCTAAACCTCTCTTTTCATCTCCCCCCCTTCCGCCGGTGGCTTTGGTTTACAATATGGCATCTACGCGTGTTGAAACGCTCATTCAACAACTGAAGCCATTTGCCGTACAATTTTTAAGTTTGGCGGAAGCGTCCTTTGTCACATATTTGAAAAATACCTATCCGAGTGTTGAAGTCTGGCAGTCGGTCCATTTGCCCCAAGCGGGTGAAGCGGTGGATGTAGAAATTTTTCAAAAAACGGTTCAAACCTCTGTGACAGCGGGTGTTGACGCCCTTCTTTTCGATACCGCCGCCTTGTCTAAAGGAGAAATGAAATTTGGCGGTACAGGCGTCACTTCGGATTGGGACATCGTTAAGGAATTGATGGATTCGATGCGGGGTACGGTGCCCATTTGGCTGGCCGGCGGGATTAATCCCGACAATGTAGGAGAGGCCATTGATAAAATCAACCCTTACGGGATTGATTTATGCTCCGGCGTGGAAGCGACCCGCGGAAAGAAAGATGCGGCAAAGCTAAGGTCACTTATGACAACCATTCGCGGGAAGGGTTTAAAATAG
- a CDS encoding efflux RND transporter periplasmic adaptor subunit, with protein MKHFLLGFVTAVIIGGGYLYSSGLLAPPWAGTQKSQTPVPTQQADAPSAQAGPPVEVAVYTVKPQEVVFTKDLAGRTSAYQVAEIRPQVTGIILKRMFTQGSIVKKGQQLYQIDPSTYKAAYESAAASLVRAQADVKAVEPKLARYSRLVEMGGVSRQVYDDTVAALAQAKADVAVAKANLAAAKINLDYTKVFSPISGRIGKSSVTEGALVTANQITALAVVQNLDQIYVDVNQSSEELLALKKGLTNPEEHSMVRLFIGKDGTPYDLEGKLLFSDATVDQSTGMVQLRVLFPNPDNDLLPGLFVRARVEQSRREKAIVVPQQSVVRNADGSVFVWVVDKENIVKHRNITVLQAIKDQWLVSSGLAPGDRVVVAGLQKISNQAKVTTVEFNVSANS; from the coding sequence ATGAAGCATTTTTTGCTTGGTTTTGTTACGGCCGTGATCATTGGTGGCGGATACTTGTATTCTTCAGGCTTGCTTGCCCCGCCCTGGGCTGGAACACAAAAAAGCCAGACCCCGGTGCCGACCCAACAGGCAGATGCCCCGTCTGCCCAGGCCGGTCCGCCGGTTGAGGTTGCCGTTTATACGGTCAAGCCCCAAGAGGTGGTGTTCACCAAAGATCTGGCCGGCAGAACGTCTGCATACCAGGTGGCTGAAATTCGTCCCCAGGTGACGGGTATCATCCTGAAAAGGATGTTTACCCAGGGCAGTATCGTTAAAAAAGGTCAGCAACTTTATCAGATTGATCCTTCCACTTACAAGGCCGCATATGAATCCGCGGCAGCAAGTCTGGTTCGTGCCCAAGCGGATGTCAAGGCTGTGGAGCCCAAGCTTGCCCGCTACAGCCGCCTGGTGGAAATGGGCGGTGTCAGCCGCCAGGTGTATGACGATACCGTGGCCGCTCTGGCCCAGGCCAAGGCCGATGTGGCGGTTGCCAAGGCAAATCTGGCCGCCGCAAAAATCAATTTGGATTATACCAAGGTGTTTTCACCCATATCCGGGCGCATCGGCAAGTCATCGGTGACCGAAGGCGCTCTGGTTACGGCCAACCAGATCACCGCCCTTGCCGTGGTCCAGAACCTGGATCAAATTTATGTGGACGTGAACCAGTCCAGCGAAGAGTTGCTGGCCTTGAAAAAAGGGCTGACAAACCCCGAAGAACATTCCATGGTCAGACTGTTTATTGGTAAAGACGGCACTCCCTATGACCTTGAAGGAAAACTGTTGTTCTCCGATGCCACGGTGGACCAGAGTACCGGCATGGTTCAGCTTCGCGTGCTGTTTCCGAATCCGGACAACGACCTTCTGCCGGGACTTTTTGTCCGGGCCCGGGTGGAACAGTCCCGCCGGGAAAAAGCCATTGTGGTGCCCCAGCAGTCCGTGGTCCGCAATGCAGACGGATCTGTTTTTGTATGGGTTGTGGACAAGGAAAATATCGTAAAACACCGGAACATCACAGTGCTTCAGGCGATCAAAGACCAGTGGTTGGTCTCTTCCGGTCTTGCCCCCGGCGACCGGGTGGTGGTGGCGGGCCTGCAGAAAATCAGCAACCAGGCCAAGGTTACAACTGTGGAATTCAACGTTTCCGCCAACTCCTGA